The Columba livia isolate bColLiv1 breed racing homer chromosome 18, bColLiv1.pat.W.v2, whole genome shotgun sequence genome includes a region encoding these proteins:
- the LOC135575721 gene encoding coiled-coil domain-containing protein 42-like isoform X1 yields MPSILFSRFLHPSFPHGGKLPDLHHFSLLSSLPSPPCSSLCPPLLCQRVPCWGCHAARRHLRWCWVALARHPTLDTVQHPAQAPDPTCNLDGNFCGRKHRLTEEGSLSPFVRLQEKRKEAKQVQKALEEKREAFKETMADIARRWRELHAKEDQLKTYMEKSMRRLKEDDKLRVQALKKAMREREQKTQKEMELVRAKKKLGALKKEHQKLSKQVQKYSIFKEYLEDVVKISPQFEDIQDVISRYKLLVRTRKDLQQSQEKDKEMIKQTKVLLDRYEAEKEAETLQYQNELEQLQQRFAQAQSDVRSWTARWADIQNRNVKNGLMLTTMKMAIHNLFQCVNTQLKAKVHVPKDDSLRQLDMVEPSQTPSLPRKRSSNDPQLPKGRGKPREIKIQQSILDLNDIVTEVKRRTWRATGEQLSTSIKGKRRTESPRDVVLRP; encoded by the exons ATGCCCTCCATCCTCTTCTCCCGTTtcctccatccctccttcccccacGGTGGCAAACTCCCCGATCTCCACCACTTcagcctcctctcctccctcccttccccaccctgttcctccctgtgccccccctTGCTCTGTCAGAGGGTTCCCTGCTGGGGATGCCATGCGGCCAGACGGCATCTGAGATGGTGCTGGGTTGCTCTGGCCCGTCATCCCACTCTGGACACAGTCCAGCACCCTGCCCAGGCACCAGACCCAACGTGTAACCTTGATGGAAACTTCTGTGGCAGGAAACACAGGCTGACAGAGGAGGGCTCCCTGTCTCCATTTGTTCGCctccaggagaagaggaaagaagccaAGCAGGTGCAAAAGGCTCTGGAGGAGAAGCGAGag GCCTTCAAGGAGACGATGGCCGACATAGCCCGCCGGTGGAGGGAACTCCATGCCAAGGAGGACCAGCTGAAAACCTACATGGAGAAATCTATGAGGAGGTTAAAG GAAGATGATAAGCTGCGAGTCCAAGCTCTGAAGAAAGCcatgagagaaagagagcagaaaacacaaaaggagaTGGAGCTTGTGAGGGCTAAGAAGAAACTCGGAGCCCTGAAAAAGGAACACCAGAAGCTGAGCAAGCAAGTGCAGAAGTACTCCATCTTCAAAGAATACCTGGAGGACGTGGTGAAGATCTCACCACAG TTTGAGGACATCCAGGACGTCATTTCCCGCTACAAGCTGCTGGTGAGGACGCGCAAGGACCTGCAGCAGTCACaagagaaggacaaggaaatgATTAAGCAAACcaaggtgctcctggaccggtACGAGGCAGAGAAAGAAGCTGAGACCCTGCAGTACCAAAatgagctggagcagctccaACAACGTTTTGCGCAGGCTCAAAGTGATGTCCGCTCCTGG aCTGCTCGCTGGGCCGACATCCAGAACAGGAATGTCAAGAATGGCCTCATGCTGACGACTATGAAGATGGCCATCCACAACCTCTTCCAGTGCGTGAACACgcagctgaaagcaaaagtgCATGTGCCGAAGGATGACAGCCTCAGACAGCTGGACATGGTAGAGCCAAGCCAgaccccctccctgcccagaaAGAGGAGCAGTAATGACCCTCAGCTGCCCAAAGGGAggggaaagcccagagaaatcaaG ATTCAGCAGTCTATCCTAGACCTCAATGACATCGTTACGGAGGTGAAACGAAGGACATGGAGAGCCACCGGCGAGCAGCTAAGCACGAGCATTAAGGGCAAGAGGAGGACAGAGAGCCCTAGGGATGTTGTGTTACGTCCGTGA
- the LOC135575721 gene encoding coiled-coil domain-containing protein 42-like isoform X2 — MPSILFSRFLHPSFPHGGKLPDLHHFSLLSSLPSPPCSSLCPPLLCQRVPCWGCHAARRHLRWCWVALARHPTLDTVQHPAQAPDPTCNLDGNFCGRKHRLTEEGSLSPFVRLQEKRKEAKQVQKALEEKREAFKETMADIARRWRELHAKEDQLKTYMEKSMRRLKEDDKLRVQALKKAMREREQKTQKEMELVRAKKKLGALKKEHQKLSKQVQKYSIFKEYLEDVVKISPQFEDIQDVISRYKLLVRTRKDLQQSQEKDKEMIKQTKVLLDRYEAEKEAETLQYQNELEQLQQRFAQAQSDVRSWTARWADIQNRNVKNGLMLTTMKMAIHNLFQCVNTQLKAKVHVPKDDSLRQLDMIQQSILDLNDIVTEVKRRTWRATGEQLSTSIKGKRRTESPRDVVLRP; from the exons ATGCCCTCCATCCTCTTCTCCCGTTtcctccatccctccttcccccacGGTGGCAAACTCCCCGATCTCCACCACTTcagcctcctctcctccctcccttccccaccctgttcctccctgtgccccccctTGCTCTGTCAGAGGGTTCCCTGCTGGGGATGCCATGCGGCCAGACGGCATCTGAGATGGTGCTGGGTTGCTCTGGCCCGTCATCCCACTCTGGACACAGTCCAGCACCCTGCCCAGGCACCAGACCCAACGTGTAACCTTGATGGAAACTTCTGTGGCAGGAAACACAGGCTGACAGAGGAGGGCTCCCTGTCTCCATTTGTTCGCctccaggagaagaggaaagaagccaAGCAGGTGCAAAAGGCTCTGGAGGAGAAGCGAGag GCCTTCAAGGAGACGATGGCCGACATAGCCCGCCGGTGGAGGGAACTCCATGCCAAGGAGGACCAGCTGAAAACCTACATGGAGAAATCTATGAGGAGGTTAAAG GAAGATGATAAGCTGCGAGTCCAAGCTCTGAAGAAAGCcatgagagaaagagagcagaaaacacaaaaggagaTGGAGCTTGTGAGGGCTAAGAAGAAACTCGGAGCCCTGAAAAAGGAACACCAGAAGCTGAGCAAGCAAGTGCAGAAGTACTCCATCTTCAAAGAATACCTGGAGGACGTGGTGAAGATCTCACCACAG TTTGAGGACATCCAGGACGTCATTTCCCGCTACAAGCTGCTGGTGAGGACGCGCAAGGACCTGCAGCAGTCACaagagaaggacaaggaaatgATTAAGCAAACcaaggtgctcctggaccggtACGAGGCAGAGAAAGAAGCTGAGACCCTGCAGTACCAAAatgagctggagcagctccaACAACGTTTTGCGCAGGCTCAAAGTGATGTCCGCTCCTGG aCTGCTCGCTGGGCCGACATCCAGAACAGGAATGTCAAGAATGGCCTCATGCTGACGACTATGAAGATGGCCATCCACAACCTCTTCCAGTGCGTGAACACgcagctgaaagcaaaagtgCATGTGCCGAAGGATGACAGCCTCAGACAGCTGGACATG ATTCAGCAGTCTATCCTAGACCTCAATGACATCGTTACGGAGGTGAAACGAAGGACATGGAGAGCCACCGGCGAGCAGCTAAGCACGAGCATTAAGGGCAAGAGGAGGACAGAGAGCCCTAGGGATGTTGTGTTACGTCCGTGA
- the LOC135575721 gene encoding coiled-coil domain-containing protein 42-like isoform X5: protein MAAKDEEDLPAYFLKQYRQNLLPLLRKHRLTEEGSLSPFVRLQEKRKEAKQVQKALEEKREEDDKLRVQALKKAMREREQKTQKEMELVRAKKKLGALKKEHQKLSKQVQKYSIFKEYLEDVVKISPQFEDIQDVISRYKLLVRTRKDLQQSQEKDKEMIKQTKVLLDRYEAEKEAETLQYQNELEQLQQRFAQAQSDVRSWTARWADIQNRNVKNGLMLTTMKMAIHNLFQCVNTQLKAKVHVPKDDSLRQLDMVEPSQTPSLPRKRSSNDPQLPKGRGKPREIKIQQSILDLNDIVTEVKRRTWRATGEQLSTSIKGKRRTESPRDVVLRP from the exons ATGGCCGCCAAAGATGAAGAGGACCTGCCGGCCTATTTCCTCAAGCAGTACAGGCAGAACCTCCTGCCCTTGCTCAG GAAACACAGGCTGACAGAGGAGGGCTCCCTGTCTCCATTTGTTCGCctccaggagaagaggaaagaagccaAGCAGGTGCAAAAGGCTCTGGAGGAGAAGCGAGag GAAGATGATAAGCTGCGAGTCCAAGCTCTGAAGAAAGCcatgagagaaagagagcagaaaacacaaaaggagaTGGAGCTTGTGAGGGCTAAGAAGAAACTCGGAGCCCTGAAAAAGGAACACCAGAAGCTGAGCAAGCAAGTGCAGAAGTACTCCATCTTCAAAGAATACCTGGAGGACGTGGTGAAGATCTCACCACAG TTTGAGGACATCCAGGACGTCATTTCCCGCTACAAGCTGCTGGTGAGGACGCGCAAGGACCTGCAGCAGTCACaagagaaggacaaggaaatgATTAAGCAAACcaaggtgctcctggaccggtACGAGGCAGAGAAAGAAGCTGAGACCCTGCAGTACCAAAatgagctggagcagctccaACAACGTTTTGCGCAGGCTCAAAGTGATGTCCGCTCCTGG aCTGCTCGCTGGGCCGACATCCAGAACAGGAATGTCAAGAATGGCCTCATGCTGACGACTATGAAGATGGCCATCCACAACCTCTTCCAGTGCGTGAACACgcagctgaaagcaaaagtgCATGTGCCGAAGGATGACAGCCTCAGACAGCTGGACATGGTAGAGCCAAGCCAgaccccctccctgcccagaaAGAGGAGCAGTAATGACCCTCAGCTGCCCAAAGGGAggggaaagcccagagaaatcaaG ATTCAGCAGTCTATCCTAGACCTCAATGACATCGTTACGGAGGTGAAACGAAGGACATGGAGAGCCACCGGCGAGCAGCTAAGCACGAGCATTAAGGGCAAGAGGAGGACAGAGAGCCCTAGGGATGTTGTGTTACGTCCGTGA
- the LOC135575721 gene encoding coiled-coil domain-containing protein 42-like isoform X6 has protein sequence MAAKDEEDLPAYFLKQYRQNLLPLLRKHRLTEEGSLSPFVRLQEKRKEAKQVQKALEEKREEDDKLRVQALKKAMREREQKTQKEMELVRAKKKLGALKKEHQKLSKQVQKYSIFKEYLEDVVKISPQFEDIQDVISRYKLLVRTRKDLQQSQEKDKEMIKQTKVLLDRYEAEKEAETLQYQNELEQLQQRFAQAQSDVRSWTARWADIQNRNVKNGLMLTTMKMAIHNLFQCVNTQLKAKVHVPKDDSLRQLDMIQQSILDLNDIVTEVKRRTWRATGEQLSTSIKGKRRTESPRDVVLRP, from the exons ATGGCCGCCAAAGATGAAGAGGACCTGCCGGCCTATTTCCTCAAGCAGTACAGGCAGAACCTCCTGCCCTTGCTCAG GAAACACAGGCTGACAGAGGAGGGCTCCCTGTCTCCATTTGTTCGCctccaggagaagaggaaagaagccaAGCAGGTGCAAAAGGCTCTGGAGGAGAAGCGAGag GAAGATGATAAGCTGCGAGTCCAAGCTCTGAAGAAAGCcatgagagaaagagagcagaaaacacaaaaggagaTGGAGCTTGTGAGGGCTAAGAAGAAACTCGGAGCCCTGAAAAAGGAACACCAGAAGCTGAGCAAGCAAGTGCAGAAGTACTCCATCTTCAAAGAATACCTGGAGGACGTGGTGAAGATCTCACCACAG TTTGAGGACATCCAGGACGTCATTTCCCGCTACAAGCTGCTGGTGAGGACGCGCAAGGACCTGCAGCAGTCACaagagaaggacaaggaaatgATTAAGCAAACcaaggtgctcctggaccggtACGAGGCAGAGAAAGAAGCTGAGACCCTGCAGTACCAAAatgagctggagcagctccaACAACGTTTTGCGCAGGCTCAAAGTGATGTCCGCTCCTGG aCTGCTCGCTGGGCCGACATCCAGAACAGGAATGTCAAGAATGGCCTCATGCTGACGACTATGAAGATGGCCATCCACAACCTCTTCCAGTGCGTGAACACgcagctgaaagcaaaagtgCATGTGCCGAAGGATGACAGCCTCAGACAGCTGGACATG ATTCAGCAGTCTATCCTAGACCTCAATGACATCGTTACGGAGGTGAAACGAAGGACATGGAGAGCCACCGGCGAGCAGCTAAGCACGAGCATTAAGGGCAAGAGGAGGACAGAGAGCCCTAGGGATGTTGTGTTACGTCCGTGA
- the LOC135575721 gene encoding coiled-coil domain-containing protein 42-like isoform X3, protein MAAKDEEDLPAYFLKQYRQNLLPLLRKHRLTEEGSLSPFVRLQEKRKEAKQVQKALEEKREAFKETMADIARRWRELHAKEDQLKTYMEKSMRRLKEDDKLRVQALKKAMREREQKTQKEMELVRAKKKLGALKKEHQKLSKQVQKYSIFKEYLEDVVKISPQFEDIQDVISRYKLLVRTRKDLQQSQEKDKEMIKQTKVLLDRYEAEKEAETLQYQNELEQLQQRFAQAQSDVRSWTARWADIQNRNVKNGLMLTTMKMAIHNLFQCVNTQLKAKVHVPKDDSLRQLDMVEPSQTPSLPRKRSSNDPQLPKGRGKPREIKIQQSILDLNDIVTEVKRRTWRATGEQLSTSIKGKRRTESPRDVVLRP, encoded by the exons ATGGCCGCCAAAGATGAAGAGGACCTGCCGGCCTATTTCCTCAAGCAGTACAGGCAGAACCTCCTGCCCTTGCTCAG GAAACACAGGCTGACAGAGGAGGGCTCCCTGTCTCCATTTGTTCGCctccaggagaagaggaaagaagccaAGCAGGTGCAAAAGGCTCTGGAGGAGAAGCGAGag GCCTTCAAGGAGACGATGGCCGACATAGCCCGCCGGTGGAGGGAACTCCATGCCAAGGAGGACCAGCTGAAAACCTACATGGAGAAATCTATGAGGAGGTTAAAG GAAGATGATAAGCTGCGAGTCCAAGCTCTGAAGAAAGCcatgagagaaagagagcagaaaacacaaaaggagaTGGAGCTTGTGAGGGCTAAGAAGAAACTCGGAGCCCTGAAAAAGGAACACCAGAAGCTGAGCAAGCAAGTGCAGAAGTACTCCATCTTCAAAGAATACCTGGAGGACGTGGTGAAGATCTCACCACAG TTTGAGGACATCCAGGACGTCATTTCCCGCTACAAGCTGCTGGTGAGGACGCGCAAGGACCTGCAGCAGTCACaagagaaggacaaggaaatgATTAAGCAAACcaaggtgctcctggaccggtACGAGGCAGAGAAAGAAGCTGAGACCCTGCAGTACCAAAatgagctggagcagctccaACAACGTTTTGCGCAGGCTCAAAGTGATGTCCGCTCCTGG aCTGCTCGCTGGGCCGACATCCAGAACAGGAATGTCAAGAATGGCCTCATGCTGACGACTATGAAGATGGCCATCCACAACCTCTTCCAGTGCGTGAACACgcagctgaaagcaaaagtgCATGTGCCGAAGGATGACAGCCTCAGACAGCTGGACATGGTAGAGCCAAGCCAgaccccctccctgcccagaaAGAGGAGCAGTAATGACCCTCAGCTGCCCAAAGGGAggggaaagcccagagaaatcaaG ATTCAGCAGTCTATCCTAGACCTCAATGACATCGTTACGGAGGTGAAACGAAGGACATGGAGAGCCACCGGCGAGCAGCTAAGCACGAGCATTAAGGGCAAGAGGAGGACAGAGAGCCCTAGGGATGTTGTGTTACGTCCGTGA
- the LOC135575796 gene encoding protein lin-28 homolog A-like, giving the protein MAAVFDQQSAGEELARALPTLYGSGTCKWFNTRLGFGFLTVTTVGGKTLDSPIEVFVHQSKSHTKGFRSPEDGEDVQFTLLESPKGLERIWVTGPGGAYCIGKKKPQRKDKCYNCGERGRHAKECKLPPQPKRCHFCRSTSHMVTSCPKKAQQYSELPPRV; this is encoded by the coding sequence ATGGCAGCTGTCTTCGATCAGCAGTCTGCAGGCGAGGAGCTGGCCAGAGCCTTGCCTACCCTGTATGGTTCCGGCACTTGCAAATGGTTCAATACCCGCCTGGGTTTTGGATTCCTCACCGTGACCACCGTGGGCGGCAAGACCCTGGACTCACCCATCGAAGTCTTTGTGCACCAGAGTAAGAGCCACACGAAGGGTTTCCGCAGCCCGGAGGACGGTGAAGATGTGCAGTTCACCCTCCTGGAGTCACCCAAGGGCTTAGAGCGTATTTGGGTGACTGGCCCAGGGGGCGCTTACTGCATCGGGAAGAAGAAACCCCAGAGAAAAGACAAGTGCTACAACTGCGGTGAGCGCGGTCGCCACGCCAAAGAATGCAAGCTCCCTCCACAGCCCAAAAGATGCCATTTCTGCCGGAGCACCAGTCATATGGTCACCAGCTGCCCGAAAAAAGCTCAGCAGTACAGCGAACTGCCACCGAGAGTCTGA
- the LOC135575721 gene encoding coiled-coil domain-containing protein 42-like isoform X4, translated as MAAKDEEDLPAYFLKQYRQNLLPLLRKHRLTEEGSLSPFVRLQEKRKEAKQVQKALEEKREAFKETMADIARRWRELHAKEDQLKTYMEKSMRRLKEDDKLRVQALKKAMREREQKTQKEMELVRAKKKLGALKKEHQKLSKQVQKYSIFKEYLEDVVKISPQFEDIQDVISRYKLLVRTRKDLQQSQEKDKEMIKQTKVLLDRYEAEKEAETLQYQNELEQLQQRFAQAQSDVRSWTARWADIQNRNVKNGLMLTTMKMAIHNLFQCVNTQLKAKVHVPKDDSLRQLDMIQQSILDLNDIVTEVKRRTWRATGEQLSTSIKGKRRTESPRDVVLRP; from the exons ATGGCCGCCAAAGATGAAGAGGACCTGCCGGCCTATTTCCTCAAGCAGTACAGGCAGAACCTCCTGCCCTTGCTCAG GAAACACAGGCTGACAGAGGAGGGCTCCCTGTCTCCATTTGTTCGCctccaggagaagaggaaagaagccaAGCAGGTGCAAAAGGCTCTGGAGGAGAAGCGAGag GCCTTCAAGGAGACGATGGCCGACATAGCCCGCCGGTGGAGGGAACTCCATGCCAAGGAGGACCAGCTGAAAACCTACATGGAGAAATCTATGAGGAGGTTAAAG GAAGATGATAAGCTGCGAGTCCAAGCTCTGAAGAAAGCcatgagagaaagagagcagaaaacacaaaaggagaTGGAGCTTGTGAGGGCTAAGAAGAAACTCGGAGCCCTGAAAAAGGAACACCAGAAGCTGAGCAAGCAAGTGCAGAAGTACTCCATCTTCAAAGAATACCTGGAGGACGTGGTGAAGATCTCACCACAG TTTGAGGACATCCAGGACGTCATTTCCCGCTACAAGCTGCTGGTGAGGACGCGCAAGGACCTGCAGCAGTCACaagagaaggacaaggaaatgATTAAGCAAACcaaggtgctcctggaccggtACGAGGCAGAGAAAGAAGCTGAGACCCTGCAGTACCAAAatgagctggagcagctccaACAACGTTTTGCGCAGGCTCAAAGTGATGTCCGCTCCTGG aCTGCTCGCTGGGCCGACATCCAGAACAGGAATGTCAAGAATGGCCTCATGCTGACGACTATGAAGATGGCCATCCACAACCTCTTCCAGTGCGTGAACACgcagctgaaagcaaaagtgCATGTGCCGAAGGATGACAGCCTCAGACAGCTGGACATG ATTCAGCAGTCTATCCTAGACCTCAATGACATCGTTACGGAGGTGAAACGAAGGACATGGAGAGCCACCGGCGAGCAGCTAAGCACGAGCATTAAGGGCAAGAGGAGGACAGAGAGCCCTAGGGATGTTGTGTTACGTCCGTGA